One Vespa velutina chromosome 9, iVesVel2.1, whole genome shotgun sequence DNA segment encodes these proteins:
- the LOC124951852 gene encoding voltage-dependent calcium channel subunit alpha-2/delta-3 isoform X1 translates to MKSSFLSATVATLFLILIEAPDPGDGISHNTVKTWAEKLGFELSQLGKYVTNVEKFHESYKHADVKPRDGGALVHEIAKDIKAMMESKISAIRRIMDVAETSALSAPDADPPESFDFINAKNNTIELEYSDHFGGQVNLNMSAVHVPTNVYERASEVLRAIKWSEELDKTFINNYEQDPSLSWQYFGSATGFMRQYPAMNWYMEPVDLFDCRTRSWYIEAATSPKDILILMDISGSMTGMRREIARHVVNNILDTLGNNDFVNIITFSNITKEVVPCFNDTLVQANLANVRELKRAISNLETVNIANFSLALTTAFELLATYRLEKEGARCNQAIMLITDGVPFNYKEIFEEYNWKDNPDEPLKADMPVRMFTYLIGREVADVREVQWMACANRGYYVHLCTLAEVREEVLKYIPVMARPLVLGRTDHPTIWTPVYADITDPKMTDWLWEQRESEEQKERFLQYHRNRKLFNMEEQDRRFVKKQKKSHEQSDDLQEYRLMTSVSMPVFDRRENANITRQVLVNEAYWVTETRETRIADLLGVAGTDVPIEEIQKFMMPHMLGVNGYAFIVTNNGYILIHPDLRPVFQGILKPAYNSVDMTEVELMDQDKGPREFDEGIIMLRNDVVNQANGSVTLHTKYHYDDMKRVGRVKRKYDYTGISKTPFTVVVSLPQHDYAGSYRIHATEEIHRSHVRGKNVTDYFPGNNWRVHPDWMYCKYHYEGEHKFNNSELELLHFLKRTRLPGWKWIDMKQRSQPPEFSAASSGHGSHRKSYNNPYKADKNSYYCDRYLLSSLVFDAKVTEWFANPSTTREEKGPLARLMNLLTRKEFQQRFGVTLAFMATHSGLTRWQDFLLDEEDPIPDDHFSNMYPKAIDEVWYKRAVEQHYVQPESFVFSVPIDDEGADNTTLVTASRAIFIGNGKTKAPAAVVGFQFQHTALQGLFQNITFNCEGLGNCYKHCGNDSWACYLIDNNGYIIAAKDEIDAGRFFGEVRGPVMAGLVKEGIFEKIRMYDYQAVCFKSKQTKNDASILLTPWTSFKKVITWIIGQMAWAWVKAGIWNSDYAHAYAYPNENDGMHDDYHENDDKAPVDAKDEKLFDMKVLINRTRPEACDKEVYLYLRNSSVTNYNIEVDTNDECARPYVVQPVNFSNMLLIVVNIGTCYDTTLPSLTVVPEEVIYENNSLVCQKAWTFLKRKRPESCIRTHPRESEIKDLCGLASEQGPNNFLILLLLTCILIKQIVFRYN, encoded by the exons ATGAAGTCCTCTTTTCTATCGGCCACCGTCGCCACCCTGTTCCTGATCCTGATCGAGGCACCCGATCCTGGTGACGGTATTTCTCACAACAC aGTGAAAACATGGGCGGAAAAGCTGGGCTTCGAGTTATCGCAATTGGGAAAATACGTAACGAATGTGGAAAAGTTTCATGAGAGTTACAAACACGCGGATGTTAAACCTCGCGACGGAGGCGCTTTGGTACATGAAATTGCCAAGGATATCAAAGCGATGATGGAATCTAAAATTTCAGCAATAAGG AGAATTATGGACGTTGCCGAAACGTCAGCTTTATCAGCACCAGATGCCGATCCTCCAGAGTCCTTCGATTTTATTAACgcgaaaaataatacaatcgaACTCGAGTATAGTGACCATTTCGGTGGACAAGTTAATTTGAATATGTCCGCGGTTCACGTGCCAACAAATGTATACGAACGTGCGTCGGAAGTACTCAGGGCGATTAAGTGGTCCGAAGAATTGGACAagacatttattaataattacgaacaAGATCCATCCTTATCCTGGCAATATTTCGGCAGTGCTACGGGTTTTATGAGACAGTATCCTGCAATGAATTGGTATATGGAACCGGTCGATCTCTTCGATTGCAGAACACGAAGTTGGTATATCGAAGCAGCTACCAGTCCCAAGGACATTCTTATACTTATGGATATATCCGGTAGCATGACCGGAATGCGTCGAGAAATTGCTCGACatgtcgttaataatattttagacaCACTTGGAAATAATGATTTTGTCAATATCATTACATTCTCGAATATTACGAAAGAG GTGGTTCCTTGTTTCAATGATACCTTGGTTCAAGCGAATTTAGCAAACGTAAGGGAACTGAAGAGGGCTATTTCAAATCTCGAAACAGTGAATattgcaaatttttctttagccTTGACTACGGCTTTTGAACTACTTGCAACTTATCGTTTGGAAAAAGAAGGGGCAAGATGTAATCAGGCAATTATGCTAATAACTGACGGAGTACCTTTTAATTATAAGGAGATCTTCGAAGAATATAATTGGAAAGATAATCCTGATGAACCTTTAAAAGCTGATATGCCGGTTAGAATGTTCACTTACCTGATTGGTAGAGAAGTAGCGGATGTTCGTGAGGTACAATGGATGGCTTGCGCGAATAGAGGATATTACGTACATCTTTGTACTTTAGCTGAAGTTCGAGAAGag GTCTTGAAATATATTCCTGTGATGGCCAGGCCATTAGTTTTGGGCCGTACAGATCATCCAACTATATGGACACCGGTCTATGCTGACATTACGGATCCAAAAATGACGGACTGGCTGTGGGAACAACGTGAAAGCGAAGAACAAAAGGAACGATTTTTACAATACCATAGAAATCGGAAACTCTTCAATATGGAGGAACAGGACCGTAGATTCgtgaagaagcaaaagaaatcgCACGAACAAAGTGATGATTTACAGGAATACAGATTGATGACTTCGGTTAGCATGCCCGTCTTCGACAGACGTGAAAACGCG AACATCACAAGGCAGGTGCTGGTGAACGAAGCTTACTGGGTGACAGAGACAAGAGAG ACACGAATCGCCGATCTTCTCGGTGTTGCCGGCACGGACGTACCCATCGAAGAAATACAAAAGTTTATGATGCCACATATG cTGGGTGTTAATGGATACGCATTCATCGTTACCAATAACGGCTACATCCTAATTCATCCTGATCTTCGACCTGTG TTTCAAGGCATATTAAAACCAGCATACAACAGTGTCGATATGACTGAGGTCGAATTAATGGATCAAGACAAAGGACCGAGAGAATTCGATGAAGGAATAATTATG CTCCGTAACGATGTAGTCAATCAAGCTAACGGTAGCGTGACGTTACATACGAAATATCATTACGATGACATG aaacgtgTTGGTcgtgtgaaaagaaaatacgattataCCGGAATATCAAAAACCCCATTCACGGTGGTTGTGAGCCTTCCGCAGCACGATTATGCCGGAAGCTATCGTATACACGCCACCGAGGAGATACACAGATCTCATGTGAGGG GAAAAAACGTGACAGATTACTTCCCGGGTAACAACTGGCGGGTGCATCCTGATTGGATGTATTGCAA atATCATTATGAGGGTGAACACAAGTTCAATAACTCGGAATTGGAACTCTTACATTTTCTGAAACGTACCCGTTTGCCAGGTTGGAAGTGGATCGATATGAAACAAAGATCCCAACCGCCAGAGTTTTCTGCCGCGAGTTCCGGTCATGGTTCGCATCGCAAATCTTACA aTAATCCTTACAAGGCCGACAAAAATTCCTATTACTGCGATAGATACCTTCTTTCGAGTCTGGTATTCGATGCTAAGGTAACCGAGTGGTTTGCGAATCCCAGTACCACCCGCGAAGAAAAAGG ACCTTTAGCTAGGCTGATGAATCTGCTAACCAG GAAGGAATTTCAACAACGTTTTGGAGTGACGCTTGCTTTCATGGCTACGCACAGTGGTTTAACAAGATGGCAAGATTTTCTATTGGATGAAGAAGATCCTATACCTGATGATCACTTTAGCAACATGTATCCTAAAGCAATAGATGAGGTCTGGTACAAACGTGCAGTAGAACAACATTATGTTCAACCAGAAAGTTTTGTCTTCTCGGTCCCAATCGATGATGAAGGAGCAGATAATACTACTTTAGTCACTGCCAGTCGTGCCATATTTATCG GTAATGGAAAAACTAAAGCACCAGCAGCCGTCGTAGGATTTCAATTTCAACATACTGCTCTACAAGgactatttcaaaatataacgTTTAATTGCGAAGGACTTGGTAATTGTTATAAACATTGCGGTAACGATTCATGGGCATGTTATTTGATTGATAACAATGGATACATAATCGCGGCGAAAGACGAGATCGACGCTGGAAGATTCTTTGGTGAAGTCAGAGGTCCTGTAATGGCTGGTCTAGTAAAGGAAGGCATTTTTGAGAAAATCAGGATGTACGATTATCAAGCAGTTTGTTTCAAAAGTAAACAGACGAAAAACGATGCTAGTATATTACTGACG CCTTGGACAAGCTTCAAAAAAGTCATTACCTGGATTATTGGCCAAATGGCTTGGGCCTGGGTAAAAGCTGGTATTTGGAATTCGGATTATGCACACGCTTATGCTTATCCAAACGAAAATGATGGTATGCACGATGATTATcatgaaaatgatgataaagCTCCAGTCGATGCcaaagatgaaaaattgtttgatatgaaagttttaattaataggACACGGCCAGAGGCATGCGATAAAGAG gTATACTTATATTTGCGCAATTCATCTGTAACAAATTACAACATCGAGGTTGATACAAACGACGAATGCGCAAGACCCTACGTCGTGCAACCGGTTAATTTCAGCAACATGTTATTAATTGTAGTTAACATAGGCACTTGCTACGATACCACGCTTCCATCTTTAACCGTGGTACCTGAAGAAgtgatatatgaaaataattctctgGTTTGTCAAAAGGCTTGgacatttttaaaaaggaaaaggccAGAATCCTGTATAAGAACTCATCCAAGAGAAAGTGAAATTAAGGATCTCTGTGGATTAGCTAGTGAACAAGGGCCAAACAAtttccttattcttttgttGCTAACGTGTATTTTGATCAAACAGATTGTCTTTCGGTACAATTAa
- the LOC124951852 gene encoding voltage-dependent calcium channel subunit alpha-2/delta-3 isoform X4 gives MKSSFLSATVATLFLILIEAPDPGDGISHNTVKTWAEKLGFELSQLGKYVTNVEKFHESYKHADVKPRDGGALVHEIAKDIKAMMESKISAIRRIMDVAETSALSAPDADPPESFDFINAKNNTIELEYSDHFGGQVNLNMSAVHVPTNVYERASEVLRAIKWSEELDKTFINNYEQDPSLSWQYFGSATGFMRQYPAMNWYMEPVDLFDCRTRSWYIEAATSPKDILILMDISGSMTGMRREIARHVVNNILDTLGNNDFVNIITFSNITKEVVPCFNDTLVQANLANVRELKRAISNLETVNIANFSLALTTAFELLATYRLEKEGARCNQAIMLITDGVPFNYKEIFEEYNWKDNPDEPLKADMPVRMFTYLIGREVADVREVQWMACANRGYYVHLCTLAEVREEVLKYIPVMARPLVLGRTDHPTIWTPVYADITDPKMTDWLWEQRESEEQKERFLQYHRNRKLFNMEEQDRRFVKKQKKSHEQSDDLQEYRLMTSVSMPVFDRRENATRIADLLGVAGTDVPIEEIQKFMMPHMLGVNGYAFIVTNNGYILIHPDLRPVFQGILKPAYNSVDMTEVELMDQDKGPREFDEGIIMLRNDVVNQANGSVTLHTKYHYDDMKRVGRVKRKYDYTGISKTPFTVVVSLPQHDYAGSYRIHATEEIHRSHVRGKNVTDYFPGNNWRVHPDWMYCKYHYEGEHKFNNSELELLHFLKRTRLPGWKWIDMKQRSQPPEFSAASSGHGSHRKSYNNPYKADKNSYYCDRYLLSSLVFDAKVTEWFANPSTTREEKGKEFQQRFGVTLAFMATHSGLTRWQDFLLDEEDPIPDDHFSNMYPKAIDEVWYKRAVEQHYVQPESFVFSVPIDDEGADNTTLVTASRAIFIGNGKTKAPAAVVGFQFQHTALQGLFQNITFNCEGLGNCYKHCGNDSWACYLIDNNGYIIAAKDEIDAGRFFGEVRGPVMAGLVKEGIFEKIRMYDYQAVCFKSKQTKNDASILLTPWTSFKKVITWIIGQMAWAWVKAGIWNSDYAHAYAYPNENDGMHDDYHENDDKAPVDAKDEKLFDMKVLINRTRPEACDKEVYLYLRNSSVTNYNIEVDTNDECARPYVVQPVNFSNMLLIVVNIGTCYDTTLPSLTVVPEEVIYENNSLVCQKAWTFLKRKRPESCIRTHPRESEIKDLCGLASEQGPNNFLILLLLTCILIKQIVFRYN, from the exons ATGAAGTCCTCTTTTCTATCGGCCACCGTCGCCACCCTGTTCCTGATCCTGATCGAGGCACCCGATCCTGGTGACGGTATTTCTCACAACAC aGTGAAAACATGGGCGGAAAAGCTGGGCTTCGAGTTATCGCAATTGGGAAAATACGTAACGAATGTGGAAAAGTTTCATGAGAGTTACAAACACGCGGATGTTAAACCTCGCGACGGAGGCGCTTTGGTACATGAAATTGCCAAGGATATCAAAGCGATGATGGAATCTAAAATTTCAGCAATAAGG AGAATTATGGACGTTGCCGAAACGTCAGCTTTATCAGCACCAGATGCCGATCCTCCAGAGTCCTTCGATTTTATTAACgcgaaaaataatacaatcgaACTCGAGTATAGTGACCATTTCGGTGGACAAGTTAATTTGAATATGTCCGCGGTTCACGTGCCAACAAATGTATACGAACGTGCGTCGGAAGTACTCAGGGCGATTAAGTGGTCCGAAGAATTGGACAagacatttattaataattacgaacaAGATCCATCCTTATCCTGGCAATATTTCGGCAGTGCTACGGGTTTTATGAGACAGTATCCTGCAATGAATTGGTATATGGAACCGGTCGATCTCTTCGATTGCAGAACACGAAGTTGGTATATCGAAGCAGCTACCAGTCCCAAGGACATTCTTATACTTATGGATATATCCGGTAGCATGACCGGAATGCGTCGAGAAATTGCTCGACatgtcgttaataatattttagacaCACTTGGAAATAATGATTTTGTCAATATCATTACATTCTCGAATATTACGAAAGAG GTGGTTCCTTGTTTCAATGATACCTTGGTTCAAGCGAATTTAGCAAACGTAAGGGAACTGAAGAGGGCTATTTCAAATCTCGAAACAGTGAATattgcaaatttttctttagccTTGACTACGGCTTTTGAACTACTTGCAACTTATCGTTTGGAAAAAGAAGGGGCAAGATGTAATCAGGCAATTATGCTAATAACTGACGGAGTACCTTTTAATTATAAGGAGATCTTCGAAGAATATAATTGGAAAGATAATCCTGATGAACCTTTAAAAGCTGATATGCCGGTTAGAATGTTCACTTACCTGATTGGTAGAGAAGTAGCGGATGTTCGTGAGGTACAATGGATGGCTTGCGCGAATAGAGGATATTACGTACATCTTTGTACTTTAGCTGAAGTTCGAGAAGag GTCTTGAAATATATTCCTGTGATGGCCAGGCCATTAGTTTTGGGCCGTACAGATCATCCAACTATATGGACACCGGTCTATGCTGACATTACGGATCCAAAAATGACGGACTGGCTGTGGGAACAACGTGAAAGCGAAGAACAAAAGGAACGATTTTTACAATACCATAGAAATCGGAAACTCTTCAATATGGAGGAACAGGACCGTAGATTCgtgaagaagcaaaagaaatcgCACGAACAAAGTGATGATTTACAGGAATACAGATTGATGACTTCGGTTAGCATGCCCGTCTTCGACAGACGTGAAAACGCG ACACGAATCGCCGATCTTCTCGGTGTTGCCGGCACGGACGTACCCATCGAAGAAATACAAAAGTTTATGATGCCACATATG cTGGGTGTTAATGGATACGCATTCATCGTTACCAATAACGGCTACATCCTAATTCATCCTGATCTTCGACCTGTG TTTCAAGGCATATTAAAACCAGCATACAACAGTGTCGATATGACTGAGGTCGAATTAATGGATCAAGACAAAGGACCGAGAGAATTCGATGAAGGAATAATTATG CTCCGTAACGATGTAGTCAATCAAGCTAACGGTAGCGTGACGTTACATACGAAATATCATTACGATGACATG aaacgtgTTGGTcgtgtgaaaagaaaatacgattataCCGGAATATCAAAAACCCCATTCACGGTGGTTGTGAGCCTTCCGCAGCACGATTATGCCGGAAGCTATCGTATACACGCCACCGAGGAGATACACAGATCTCATGTGAGGG GAAAAAACGTGACAGATTACTTCCCGGGTAACAACTGGCGGGTGCATCCTGATTGGATGTATTGCAA atATCATTATGAGGGTGAACACAAGTTCAATAACTCGGAATTGGAACTCTTACATTTTCTGAAACGTACCCGTTTGCCAGGTTGGAAGTGGATCGATATGAAACAAAGATCCCAACCGCCAGAGTTTTCTGCCGCGAGTTCCGGTCATGGTTCGCATCGCAAATCTTACA aTAATCCTTACAAGGCCGACAAAAATTCCTATTACTGCGATAGATACCTTCTTTCGAGTCTGGTATTCGATGCTAAGGTAACCGAGTGGTTTGCGAATCCCAGTACCACCCGCGAAGAAAAAGG GAAGGAATTTCAACAACGTTTTGGAGTGACGCTTGCTTTCATGGCTACGCACAGTGGTTTAACAAGATGGCAAGATTTTCTATTGGATGAAGAAGATCCTATACCTGATGATCACTTTAGCAACATGTATCCTAAAGCAATAGATGAGGTCTGGTACAAACGTGCAGTAGAACAACATTATGTTCAACCAGAAAGTTTTGTCTTCTCGGTCCCAATCGATGATGAAGGAGCAGATAATACTACTTTAGTCACTGCCAGTCGTGCCATATTTATCG GTAATGGAAAAACTAAAGCACCAGCAGCCGTCGTAGGATTTCAATTTCAACATACTGCTCTACAAGgactatttcaaaatataacgTTTAATTGCGAAGGACTTGGTAATTGTTATAAACATTGCGGTAACGATTCATGGGCATGTTATTTGATTGATAACAATGGATACATAATCGCGGCGAAAGACGAGATCGACGCTGGAAGATTCTTTGGTGAAGTCAGAGGTCCTGTAATGGCTGGTCTAGTAAAGGAAGGCATTTTTGAGAAAATCAGGATGTACGATTATCAAGCAGTTTGTTTCAAAAGTAAACAGACGAAAAACGATGCTAGTATATTACTGACG CCTTGGACAAGCTTCAAAAAAGTCATTACCTGGATTATTGGCCAAATGGCTTGGGCCTGGGTAAAAGCTGGTATTTGGAATTCGGATTATGCACACGCTTATGCTTATCCAAACGAAAATGATGGTATGCACGATGATTATcatgaaaatgatgataaagCTCCAGTCGATGCcaaagatgaaaaattgtttgatatgaaagttttaattaataggACACGGCCAGAGGCATGCGATAAAGAG gTATACTTATATTTGCGCAATTCATCTGTAACAAATTACAACATCGAGGTTGATACAAACGACGAATGCGCAAGACCCTACGTCGTGCAACCGGTTAATTTCAGCAACATGTTATTAATTGTAGTTAACATAGGCACTTGCTACGATACCACGCTTCCATCTTTAACCGTGGTACCTGAAGAAgtgatatatgaaaataattctctgGTTTGTCAAAAGGCTTGgacatttttaaaaaggaaaaggccAGAATCCTGTATAAGAACTCATCCAAGAGAAAGTGAAATTAAGGATCTCTGTGGATTAGCTAGTGAACAAGGGCCAAACAAtttccttattcttttgttGCTAACGTGTATTTTGATCAAACAGATTGTCTTTCGGTACAATTAa
- the LOC124951852 gene encoding voltage-dependent calcium channel subunit alpha-2/delta-3 isoform X3, with amino-acid sequence MKSSFLSATVATLFLILIEAPDPGDGISHNTVKTWAEKLGFELSQLGKYVTNVEKFHESYKHADVKPRDGGALVHEIAKDIKAMMESKISAIRRIMDVAETSALSAPDADPPESFDFINAKNNTIELEYSDHFGGQVNLNMSAVHVPTNVYERASEVLRAIKWSEELDKTFINNYEQDPSLSWQYFGSATGFMRQYPAMNWYMEPVDLFDCRTRSWYIEAATSPKDILILMDISGSMTGMRREIARHVVNNILDTLGNNDFVNIITFSNITKEVVPCFNDTLVQANLANVRELKRAISNLETVNIANFSLALTTAFELLATYRLEKEGARCNQAIMLITDGVPFNYKEIFEEYNWKDNPDEPLKADMPVRMFTYLIGREVADVREVQWMACANRGYYVHLCTLAEVREEVLKYIPVMARPLVLGRTDHPTIWTPVYADITDPKMTDWLWEQRESEEQKERFLQYHRNRKLFNMEEQDRRFVKKQKKSHEQSDDLQEYRLMTSVSMPVFDRRENATRIADLLGVAGTDVPIEEIQKFMMPHMLGVNGYAFIVTNNGYILIHPDLRPVFQGILKPAYNSVDMTEVELMDQDKGPREFDEGIIMLRNDVVNQANGSVTLHTKYHYDDMKRVGRVKRKYDYTGISKTPFTVVVSLPQHDYAGSYRIHATEEIHRSHVRGKNVTDYFPGNNWRVHPDWMYCKYHYEGEHKFNNSELELLHFLKRTRLPGWKWIDMKQRSQPPEFSAASSGHGSHRKSYNNPYKADKNSYYCDRYLLSSLVFDAKVTEWFANPSTTREEKGPLARLMNLLTRKEFQQRFGVTLAFMATHSGLTRWQDFLLDEEDPIPDDHFSNMYPKAIDEVWYKRAVEQHYVQPESFVFSVPIDDEGADNTTLVTASRAIFIGNGKTKAPAAVVGFQFQHTALQGLFQNITFNCEGLGNCYKHCGNDSWACYLIDNNGYIIAAKDEIDAGRFFGEVRGPVMAGLVKEGIFEKIRMYDYQAVCFKSKQTKNDASILLTPWTSFKKVITWIIGQMAWAWVKAGIWNSDYAHAYAYPNENDGMHDDYHENDDKAPVDAKDEKLFDMKVLINRTRPEACDKEVYLYLRNSSVTNYNIEVDTNDECARPYVVQPVNFSNMLLIVVNIGTCYDTTLPSLTVVPEEVIYENNSLVCQKAWTFLKRKRPESCIRTHPRESEIKDLCGLASEQGPNNFLILLLLTCILIKQIVFRYN; translated from the exons ATGAAGTCCTCTTTTCTATCGGCCACCGTCGCCACCCTGTTCCTGATCCTGATCGAGGCACCCGATCCTGGTGACGGTATTTCTCACAACAC aGTGAAAACATGGGCGGAAAAGCTGGGCTTCGAGTTATCGCAATTGGGAAAATACGTAACGAATGTGGAAAAGTTTCATGAGAGTTACAAACACGCGGATGTTAAACCTCGCGACGGAGGCGCTTTGGTACATGAAATTGCCAAGGATATCAAAGCGATGATGGAATCTAAAATTTCAGCAATAAGG AGAATTATGGACGTTGCCGAAACGTCAGCTTTATCAGCACCAGATGCCGATCCTCCAGAGTCCTTCGATTTTATTAACgcgaaaaataatacaatcgaACTCGAGTATAGTGACCATTTCGGTGGACAAGTTAATTTGAATATGTCCGCGGTTCACGTGCCAACAAATGTATACGAACGTGCGTCGGAAGTACTCAGGGCGATTAAGTGGTCCGAAGAATTGGACAagacatttattaataattacgaacaAGATCCATCCTTATCCTGGCAATATTTCGGCAGTGCTACGGGTTTTATGAGACAGTATCCTGCAATGAATTGGTATATGGAACCGGTCGATCTCTTCGATTGCAGAACACGAAGTTGGTATATCGAAGCAGCTACCAGTCCCAAGGACATTCTTATACTTATGGATATATCCGGTAGCATGACCGGAATGCGTCGAGAAATTGCTCGACatgtcgttaataatattttagacaCACTTGGAAATAATGATTTTGTCAATATCATTACATTCTCGAATATTACGAAAGAG GTGGTTCCTTGTTTCAATGATACCTTGGTTCAAGCGAATTTAGCAAACGTAAGGGAACTGAAGAGGGCTATTTCAAATCTCGAAACAGTGAATattgcaaatttttctttagccTTGACTACGGCTTTTGAACTACTTGCAACTTATCGTTTGGAAAAAGAAGGGGCAAGATGTAATCAGGCAATTATGCTAATAACTGACGGAGTACCTTTTAATTATAAGGAGATCTTCGAAGAATATAATTGGAAAGATAATCCTGATGAACCTTTAAAAGCTGATATGCCGGTTAGAATGTTCACTTACCTGATTGGTAGAGAAGTAGCGGATGTTCGTGAGGTACAATGGATGGCTTGCGCGAATAGAGGATATTACGTACATCTTTGTACTTTAGCTGAAGTTCGAGAAGag GTCTTGAAATATATTCCTGTGATGGCCAGGCCATTAGTTTTGGGCCGTACAGATCATCCAACTATATGGACACCGGTCTATGCTGACATTACGGATCCAAAAATGACGGACTGGCTGTGGGAACAACGTGAAAGCGAAGAACAAAAGGAACGATTTTTACAATACCATAGAAATCGGAAACTCTTCAATATGGAGGAACAGGACCGTAGATTCgtgaagaagcaaaagaaatcgCACGAACAAAGTGATGATTTACAGGAATACAGATTGATGACTTCGGTTAGCATGCCCGTCTTCGACAGACGTGAAAACGCG ACACGAATCGCCGATCTTCTCGGTGTTGCCGGCACGGACGTACCCATCGAAGAAATACAAAAGTTTATGATGCCACATATG cTGGGTGTTAATGGATACGCATTCATCGTTACCAATAACGGCTACATCCTAATTCATCCTGATCTTCGACCTGTG TTTCAAGGCATATTAAAACCAGCATACAACAGTGTCGATATGACTGAGGTCGAATTAATGGATCAAGACAAAGGACCGAGAGAATTCGATGAAGGAATAATTATG CTCCGTAACGATGTAGTCAATCAAGCTAACGGTAGCGTGACGTTACATACGAAATATCATTACGATGACATG aaacgtgTTGGTcgtgtgaaaagaaaatacgattataCCGGAATATCAAAAACCCCATTCACGGTGGTTGTGAGCCTTCCGCAGCACGATTATGCCGGAAGCTATCGTATACACGCCACCGAGGAGATACACAGATCTCATGTGAGGG GAAAAAACGTGACAGATTACTTCCCGGGTAACAACTGGCGGGTGCATCCTGATTGGATGTATTGCAA atATCATTATGAGGGTGAACACAAGTTCAATAACTCGGAATTGGAACTCTTACATTTTCTGAAACGTACCCGTTTGCCAGGTTGGAAGTGGATCGATATGAAACAAAGATCCCAACCGCCAGAGTTTTCTGCCGCGAGTTCCGGTCATGGTTCGCATCGCAAATCTTACA aTAATCCTTACAAGGCCGACAAAAATTCCTATTACTGCGATAGATACCTTCTTTCGAGTCTGGTATTCGATGCTAAGGTAACCGAGTGGTTTGCGAATCCCAGTACCACCCGCGAAGAAAAAGG ACCTTTAGCTAGGCTGATGAATCTGCTAACCAG GAAGGAATTTCAACAACGTTTTGGAGTGACGCTTGCTTTCATGGCTACGCACAGTGGTTTAACAAGATGGCAAGATTTTCTATTGGATGAAGAAGATCCTATACCTGATGATCACTTTAGCAACATGTATCCTAAAGCAATAGATGAGGTCTGGTACAAACGTGCAGTAGAACAACATTATGTTCAACCAGAAAGTTTTGTCTTCTCGGTCCCAATCGATGATGAAGGAGCAGATAATACTACTTTAGTCACTGCCAGTCGTGCCATATTTATCG GTAATGGAAAAACTAAAGCACCAGCAGCCGTCGTAGGATTTCAATTTCAACATACTGCTCTACAAGgactatttcaaaatataacgTTTAATTGCGAAGGACTTGGTAATTGTTATAAACATTGCGGTAACGATTCATGGGCATGTTATTTGATTGATAACAATGGATACATAATCGCGGCGAAAGACGAGATCGACGCTGGAAGATTCTTTGGTGAAGTCAGAGGTCCTGTAATGGCTGGTCTAGTAAAGGAAGGCATTTTTGAGAAAATCAGGATGTACGATTATCAAGCAGTTTGTTTCAAAAGTAAACAGACGAAAAACGATGCTAGTATATTACTGACG CCTTGGACAAGCTTCAAAAAAGTCATTACCTGGATTATTGGCCAAATGGCTTGGGCCTGGGTAAAAGCTGGTATTTGGAATTCGGATTATGCACACGCTTATGCTTATCCAAACGAAAATGATGGTATGCACGATGATTATcatgaaaatgatgataaagCTCCAGTCGATGCcaaagatgaaaaattgtttgatatgaaagttttaattaataggACACGGCCAGAGGCATGCGATAAAGAG gTATACTTATATTTGCGCAATTCATCTGTAACAAATTACAACATCGAGGTTGATACAAACGACGAATGCGCAAGACCCTACGTCGTGCAACCGGTTAATTTCAGCAACATGTTATTAATTGTAGTTAACATAGGCACTTGCTACGATACCACGCTTCCATCTTTAACCGTGGTACCTGAAGAAgtgatatatgaaaataattctctgGTTTGTCAAAAGGCTTGgacatttttaaaaaggaaaaggccAGAATCCTGTATAAGAACTCATCCAAGAGAAAGTGAAATTAAGGATCTCTGTGGATTAGCTAGTGAACAAGGGCCAAACAAtttccttattcttttgttGCTAACGTGTATTTTGATCAAACAGATTGTCTTTCGGTACAATTAa